One Glycine max cultivar Williams 82 chromosome 6, Glycine_max_v4.0, whole genome shotgun sequence DNA segment encodes these proteins:
- the LOC100795382 gene encoding protein CHUP1, chloroplastic, producing the protein MIIKVSFIVAASIAALKISQTKTSSSTKRNGTLKCSGSDGSHLEQEFEERENSTVNANHVIQNEEKEIKFEMPQNLPTGEFKDLELLIDSEKMHNATKKEVLQNLVQNYKQREVNLERKLLKLNSLREEQSAIAQMQKQLEEKTETVEILKKTIGSLQSESEVFREKIREDLMLKKQLDIAKKMMNEMHRKKDVNASPVREQILMLQQQVAEFRKFNSSGGNAMGNKKLKDVQDMMVKVLELKRRNKELELEKRELVIKLATAQARIRTEEEIGPRIKQEITGLRHVHEELSEQVERLQRNRFDMVQEVVYQRWLYTLLKFEVHDHQKQSRKASRRDSIRSQNSSKELCGKKHASISDLELESVSSNSTSNENDEIETNTFESSSSSQSSSGSTKLKRWRTTKDYSNKIWSKGRNFFIQPGPIQRFSMSMVESDVSKLESPITPKIKRVSFSDSVKLSTYEDMPETTTEDAIDDKGTKSEQIMELTSSVVNSINIDCIEKNEGAKNKIGHLGEVYSSVVSSTNIDSIEKNEGSKNKIGHSGEVYSSGVSSTNIDSIEKNEGAKNKIGHSDEVYSRNGTISRKDDRIKTILVQLVTFLFFLLILLACFRIK; encoded by the exons ATGATAATCAAAGTGAGCTTCATTGTTGCAGCTTCGATTGCTGCACTCAAGATTTCGCAGACAAAAACCAGCTCTTCCACCAAGAGAAATGGTACACTAAAATGTTCAG GAAGTGATGGGTCACACTTGGAACAAGAGTTTGAAGAGAGGGAAAATAGCACTGTTAATGCTAATCATGTGATACAG aATGAAGAGAAGGAGATTAAATTTGAAATGCCACAGAATCTGCCAACAGGAGAATTTAAGGACTTGGAGCTGTTAATAGATAGTGAGAAAATGCACAATGCTACTAAAAAGGAGGTATTGCAGAATTTGGTACAAAATTACAAGCAGAGAGAAGTAAACCTTGAAAGGAAGCTTCTTAAATTGAATAGTCTGAGGGAAGAGCAATCAGCCATTGCTCAAATGCAAAAACAATTAGAGGAAAAGACAGAGACTGTGGAGATTCTTAAAAAGACCATTGGTTCCTTGCAGTCAGAGAGTGAAGTTTTTCGagaaaaaataagagaggatCTAATGTTAAAAAAGCAGCTAGATATTGCAAAGAAAATGATGAATGAGATGCATAGGAAAAAGGATGTTAATGCAAGCCCTGTGAGGGAGCAGATATTGATGCTCCAACAGCAAGTAGCTGAATTTCGGAAGTTTAATAGTTCAGGTGGAAATGCTATGGGAAATAAGAAACTTAAAGATGTCCAAGACATGATGGTTAAAGTTTTGGAACTAAAGAGGAGGAACAAAGAGCTTGAATTGGAAAAGAGGGAGCTTGTAATTAAGTTGGCTACTGCACAAGCAAGAATCAGAACAGAG gaggaaatagggcccCGGATAAAACAAGAAATTACTGGCTTAAGGCATGTGCATGAAGAACTTTCAGAGCAAGTTGAAAGATTGCAGAGAAACAGATTTGACATGGTCCAGGAAGTTGTGTACCAACGGTGGCTTTACACATTGTTGAAATTTGAAGTGCATGATCATCAAAAACAAAGTAGAAAGGCCTCAAGAAGAGATAGCATTAGGAGCCAGAATTCAAGCAAAGAACTGTGTGGGAAAAAGCATGCATCAATATCTGATCTTGAGCTTGAAAGCGTCTCTTCCAATTCCACATCGAACGAAAACGATGAAATTGAAACTAATACCTTTGAAAGCTCTTCCAGTAGCCAAAGTAGCAGTGGCAGCACGAAACTGAAGAGATGGAGGACAACCAAAGACTACTCTAACAAAATTTGGTCAAAGggtagaaatttttttatccaacctGGTCCGATACAAAGATTTTCTATGTCAATGGTTGAATCAGATGTTTCTAAGTTAGAAAGCCCAATAAcgccaaaaattaaaagagtttcTTTCAGCGATTCTGTCAAACTCTCTACTTATGAAGATATGCCAGAGACAACTACTGAGGATGCAATTGATGACAAAGGAACAAAGTCTGAGCAGATCATGGAGCTGACTTCAAGTGTTGTGAACTCTATCAACATTGATTgcattgaaaaaaatgaaggtGCCAAGAATAAAATTGGTCATTTGGGTGAAGTGTATTCAAGTGTTGTGAGCTCCACCAACATTGATTCCATTGAAAAGAATGAAGGTTCCAAGAATAAAATTGGTCATTCGGGTGAAGTGTATTCCAGTGGTGTGAGCTCCACCAACATTGATTCCATTGAAAAGAATGAAGGTGCCAAGAATAAAATTGGTCATTCAGATGAAGTGTATTCAAGGAATGGAACCATTTCTAGAAAGGATGACAGGATCAAAACTATACTAGTGCAGCTGGtaacatttttattctttttattaatcCTGCTAGCATGTTTCAGGATCAAATAA